One window of Clarias gariepinus isolate MV-2021 ecotype Netherlands chromosome 21, CGAR_prim_01v2, whole genome shotgun sequence genomic DNA carries:
- the LOC128509000 gene encoding uncharacterized protein LOC128509000: MSHVVTPGEPIHVHLPLTDQVEVSFTASDAAQPSNLQICTMKKEKLECKPDYQATVSRLNILQIRIVNVSHSGTYTVRDLAKNQTIAIVTVEVRGSVTDKLHHPVTLSSELDLRINKETCIPVWAIPVTVVILLIIMGSLFIYQCRKNQQPCAESASNRPQQFRMIESNNERQQSRVTENTSHNPGDEGMSEETALNEEQQ, encoded by the exons ATGAGCCATGTTGTTACCCCAGGAGAGCCCATACACGTGCACTTACCCCTCACTGACCAGGTGGAGGTGAGTTTTACTGCCAGTGATGCTGCACAACCATCAAACCTGCAGATCTGCACTATGAAGAAAGAGAAGTTGGAATGCAAGCCAGACTATCAAGCAACAGTGTCTCGTCTCAACATTCTTCAGATTAGAATTGTAAATGTCTCTCACAGTGGGACGTACACAGTACGGGATTTGGCGAAGAATCAGACAATAGCCATTGTAACAGTTGAGGTCAGAG gTTCTGTAACAGACAAGCTTCATCACCCGGTGACTCTCTCCAGTGAATTGGATCTCAGAATTAACA AGGAGACATGTATACCTGTGTGGGCAATTCCAGTGACAGTGGTTATTCTGCTCATCATAATGGGatcattattcatttatcaGTGTAGAAAAAATCAGCAGCCCTGTGCAGAATCAGCATCCAACAGACCCCAGCAGTTCAGAATGATTGAAAGTAACAATGAACGCCAGCAGAGCCGAGTGACTGAAAATACCAGCCACAATCCAGGAGATGAGGGAATGTCAGAAGAGACTGCTCTCAATGAAGAGCAACAGTGA
- the LOC128509001 gene encoding PAX-interacting protein 1-like, with the protein MPISSGATLSQKQGSYLKRYLARLPQEERKVLERSLEAVCVSQQAGEEDEDLPQGVQEEEEEEEHSEEVQSEERDTAGEQTTSKKSSTCTVL; encoded by the exons aTGCCCATTTCTTCAGGTGCTACACTGAGTCAGAAACAAGGCTCCTACTTAAAGAG GTACCTCGCTCGTCTTCCTCAGGAGGAGAGGAAGGTTCTGGAGCGCTCTTTGGAG gctgtgtgtgtttctcaacAAGCTGGAGAGGAAGACGAGGATCTGCCACAAG gtgtgcaggaggaggaggaggaggaggaacacTCAGAGGAGGTTCAGAGTGAAGAACGAGACACAGCTGGTGAACAAACAACTTCCAAAAAGTCTTCAACATGCACTgtgttataa